Below is a window of Shinella sp. PSBB067 DNA.
CGCCCTCGGCGCAGGCAAAAAAATACCGGGCCGGTCGAGCCGGCCCGGTGGAAGTGATAAAGCCCCGCGACGCATTTTTCCAGTGAAATCATCGTCGCGAAAGGAGGCATGAAACCGGCTCAGAGCGCCTTTTCGAGCTCCGGGAGGATTTCGAAGAGATCGCCGACAAGGCCGTAGTCGGCGACCTGGAAGATCGGCGCCTCCTCGTCCTTGTTGATGGCGACGATGACCTTCGAGTCCTTCATGCCGGCAAGGTGCTGGATGGCGCCCGAGATGCCGCAGGCGATGTAGAGCTGCGGCGCAACCACCTTGCCCGTCTGCCCCACCTGCCAGTCGTTCGGCGCATAGCCCGCATCGACCGCCGCACGGCTTGCACCAACCGCTGCGCCGAGCTTGTCGGCGACCGGAAGGATGACCTCCTGGAACTTCTCCGACGAGCCGAGTGCACGACCGCCCGAGATGATGATCCTGGCAGAGGTCAGCTCCGGACGGTCGGACGACGACAGGGCGTCCTTGACATGGGTCGAGAGGCCCGGGTTCGCTGCCGCCGGGATGGTCTCGATGGCGGCGTTGCCGCCTTCACCCGCTGCGGCGAAGGAGGCCGTGCGCACGGTAATCACCTTCTTCGCATCGGTGGACTGAACCGTCTGGATCGCATTGCCCGCATAGATCGGACGCTTGAACGTATCGGCCGAGACGACCTCGACGATCTCCGAGACCTGCGCCACGTCGAGCAGGGCGGCAACGCGCGGCAAGACGTTCTTGCCGACCGAGGTGGCGGCCGAGACGATGGCGTCATAGCTGCCGGCGAGCGACACGATGAGCGCTGCCAGCGGCTCTGCGAGATTGTTGGCAAGGCTGGCATCGTCGGCGAGAAGCACCTTCGTCACGCCCGAGAGCTTGGCCGCCTGCTCGGCCGCGGCCTTGGCATTGCTGCCGGCGACGAGCACATGCACGTCCGGGCCGATCTTGCTTGCCGCCGTCAGCGCCTTGGCGGTCTGGTCGGAAAGGTGTGCGTTGTCGTGGTCTGCCAGAAGAAGAATGGCCATGGTGATGTTCTCCCTTTCCTGCTTACAGCACGCCGGCTTCGGTCTTGAGCTTGTCGACCAGTTCGGCGACGCTCTTGACCTTGACGCCTGCCTTGCGGCCCGACGGCTCCTCGGTCTTCAGCACCGTGAGGCGCGGGCGCGTGTCGACGCCGAAGTCGGCGGGCGTCTTCTTGTCGAGCGGCTTCTTCTTCGCCTTCATGATGTTCGGCAGCGAGGCATAGCGCGGCTCGTTGAGGCGAAGGTCCGTCGTGACGACCGCCGGAAGCTTGACCTCGATGGTCTGCAACCCGCCGTCGACCTCGCGGGTGACCTCTGCCGAGCCTTCACCGATCTCGACCTTGGAGGCGAAGGTCGCCTGCGCCCAGCCGAGCAGCGCCGAGAGCATCTGGCCGGTCTGGTTCGAATCGTCGTCGATCGCCTGCTTGCCGACGATGACGAGGCCGGGCTGTTCGGCCTCGGTGACGCCCTTGAGGATCTTGGCGACCGCGAGCGGCTCGACGGCATCGTCCGTCTCCACCAGCACCGCCCGGTCGGCGCCCATGGCGAGCGCCGTGCGCAGCGTCTCCTCGGCCTTGGCCGGGCCGATCGACACCACCACCACTTCCTCCGCCTTGCCGGCTTCCTTCAGCCGCAGCGCCTCTTCCACCGAGATCTCGTCGAACGGGTTCATCGACATCTTCACGTTGGCAAGCTCGACGCCCGAACCGTCGGACTTCACGCGGATCTTCACGTTGTAATCAACGACCCGCTTTACAGGGACCAGGATCTTCATGGCTTCCTTCCTTCATATGCCCGCGAGGGAAAATGCGCCTTTCAGGGGCGGCCTGATTGTCGGTTGGCGACATGGATACGCGTTTTTTCCCCAATTACAATGCGACACGGGCCCTCCAAATGAGAAAACGGAAGGCCTTATAAATTACCTTTACGTTAACGTCAATTTACGCGTGCGGGCACCTACCGCCCCCAGTGGGTCGGCGGCACCGAGGGGCGCGCGGCCGCCTCTTCGGCGGCCGCAGGGGCTGCCTCCACATGCCGCACCGCCTTCGGCGTCAAGATGGTCCGGTCGAACAGCGGCACGCCGCGCCGGCGCAGGACCAGCACGAGGACCGCCCCCGCGAGGATGCCGCCGACATGGGCGCCCCAGGAGACGCCGCTGTCGCCGTCCACCACCAGCATGTAGAACTGCTGCGCGATCCAGAAGGCGAGCGGAATGACCGCCGGCAGCGGCAGCGGAATGCGGAAGAACACCAGCACCCAGACCCGCACCTTGGGATGCAGCAGGAAATAGGCCGCGACGACGCCCGAGATCGCCCCCGACGCGCCGATGAGCGGCGCCTCCGAATCCGGCTGCACCAGCCCGTGCACCAGCGCGCCCGCGGCCGCGCAGAGGAGATAGAACACGAGGAAACGGAAATGCCCGAGCGCATCCTCGACATTGTCGCCGAACACCCAGAGGAACAGCATGTTCGAGGCGAGATGCATGAAGTCGCCGTGCAGGAACGCATAGGTGATGTAGGTCGCGTCCTGCGGCACAAGGACGAGGCTCGGCTCCAGATCGGCGAAATCGAAGACCACTGCCGGAATGTAACCGAGGCCGACCACCGCCGCATCGGAAAACGACTGCGTCGAGGCAAGGCCCGTCACCAGCCAGACGGCCACGTTGACGACGATCAGGCCGATCGTGACATACTGCACCTTGATGTATTTCAAGGCATTGGCGTCATGCAGCGGTATGAACATGGATCCCTTTCCCCGTGCGGCGTCCGTGTGCCGCCAATCCCGACGCGGAACCGTTGCGCGCCCTTGCCGGAACCCGGTTCAGGGCGAGCTTACCTGTTCTGTCCCGGAACCCACAATATGTCCGTGCGCCCCTTGTCGTTCACCCAGCGCGCCGCGACGAAGAGAAAATCGGAAAGCCGGTTGATATAGGCGACCGCCACCGCCGACACCGTCTCCCCCTCGCTGTCCTGCAGGGCGACGATGCGCCGCTCGGCCCGCCGCGCGACGGTGCGCGCAAGATGCAGCGCCGCCGCCGCGGACGTGCCGCCCGGCAGCACGAAGGAGCGCAGCGGCTCCAGATCGGCATTGAGCGCGTCGATCTCCTTTTCCAGCCTGTCCACCTGCGCCTGCACGATGCGCAGCGGCTCGTAGTCAAGCTTCCTGCCCGTGGCGGGCGTGGCAAGATCCGCCCCAAGGTCGAAGAGGTCGTTCTGGATCCGCATCAGCATCCTGTCGAGCGTCGGATGGTCGGCAAGATGCTGGCGCACGAGGCCGATGCAGGAATTCGCCTCGTCGACCTCGCCGTAGGATTCGACGCGCAGGTCGTGCTTCTTGCGACGCGGGCCGGCGGCAAGGCCCGTCGTGCCCTTGTCGCCCGTGCGGGTGTAGATCTTGTTGAGCTTGACCATCATCCGCGTCCGCCGCCGGTGATCCACAAGGTCAGCATGATCAGGATGATCGCGATCGCCTGCAGCAGCACGCGCGCCTGCATCAGCTTGTTCGAGATATTGCCGCTGCCGCCCTTGGCCATGTTGACGAGACCGCGCACGAGCACGATGGCGACAAGGCCCATGACGAGCAGGGTCAGGAAGGTGAGGAAGGAAGACATGCCAGCGATCCGGTTTGATTTCTGTCAGCCCTATTCAAATAGGGCATTTCGCGCAAGGTGCACGCATTTTGCGCCACGACGCCTGCGACGCCGCGCCGCGTCAGCCGAGCCGCCCGATGATACGGTAGAAGAGCGCGGCCGGCAGCAGCTTCTTGAGCAGCGCGCCCTGCCTGGCCGGCGACGTCACGACATAATGCGGCCGGGGCGCCTTTGCCGTCAGCGCATGGCGCAGCACCGCATGCACCGCCTCCGGCCCGAGCTTGCCGCGCGCCGGCTTCGCCTCGCCGCGCAACCGCTGCAACTGCCGGCGGTATTCCTCCGCATGCACCGAATTCTCAAGGTCGATGTTCTTCTCGATCTGCACCAGCGCATTGGCGGTGAAACGCGAGGCGATCGGCCCCGGTTCGATGAGGCTGACATGGATTCCCGAGCCGGCAAGCTCCATGCGCAGCGTCAGCGACAGGCCTTCCAGCGCGAACTTCGAGGCATTGTAGGCGCCGCGCCAGCGATAGGGCACGATGCCGAGGATCGACGAGCATTGCACGATGCGCCCATGCCCCTGCCGGCGCATCACGGGGATCACCCGCCGTGTCAGGTCGTGCCAGCCGAAGACATTCGTCTCGAACTGCATGCGCAGCGCCTCGACCGGCAGGTCCTCCACCGCGCCCGCCTGGCCATAGGCCCCGTTGTTGAAGAGCGCGTCGAGCCGCCCGCCGGTGCGCGCCAGCACGGTTTCCACAAGGGCGGCGATGGTGTCCGGCTTGGTATAGTCCATCAAGACCGTCTCGATGCCATCGGCATCGAGCCCCGCGCGATCCTCCTCCCGCCGAACCGTCGCGAAGACACGCCAGCCCTCGGCCTTCAACGCACGGGCGCAGTAGGCACCGATGCCGGAGGAGCAACCTGTCACGATGATGCTCGGCGACATCGCCGCATTTGCAGAAGACATGACGCTTTCCTGTAC
It encodes the following:
- a CDS encoding electron transfer flavoprotein subunit alpha/FixB family protein; the protein is MAILLLADHDNAHLSDQTAKALTAASKIGPDVHVLVAGSNAKAAAEQAAKLSGVTKVLLADDASLANNLAEPLAALIVSLAGSYDAIVSAATSVGKNVLPRVAALLDVAQVSEIVEVVSADTFKRPIYAGNAIQTVQSTDAKKVITVRTASFAAAGEGGNAAIETIPAAANPGLSTHVKDALSSSDRPELTSARIIISGGRALGSSEKFQEVILPVADKLGAAVGASRAAVDAGYAPNDWQVGQTGKVVAPQLYIACGISGAIQHLAGMKDSKVIVAINKDEEAPIFQVADYGLVGDLFEILPELEKAL
- a CDS encoding electron transfer flavoprotein subunit beta/FixA family protein, producing MKILVPVKRVVDYNVKIRVKSDGSGVELANVKMSMNPFDEISVEEALRLKEAGKAEEVVVVSIGPAKAEETLRTALAMGADRAVLVETDDAVEPLAVAKILKGVTEAEQPGLVIVGKQAIDDDSNQTGQMLSALLGWAQATFASKVEIGEGSAEVTREVDGGLQTIEVKLPAVVTTDLRLNEPRYASLPNIMKAKKKPLDKKTPADFGVDTRPRLTVLKTEEPSGRKAGVKVKSVAELVDKLKTEAGVL
- a CDS encoding rhomboid family intramembrane serine protease — protein: MFIPLHDANALKYIKVQYVTIGLIVVNVAVWLVTGLASTQSFSDAAVVGLGYIPAVVFDFADLEPSLVLVPQDATYITYAFLHGDFMHLASNMLFLWVFGDNVEDALGHFRFLVFYLLCAAAGALVHGLVQPDSEAPLIGASGAISGVVAAYFLLHPKVRVWVLVFFRIPLPLPAVIPLAFWIAQQFYMLVVDGDSGVSWGAHVGGILAGAVLVLVLRRRGVPLFDRTILTPKAVRHVEAAPAAAEEAAARPSVPPTHWGR
- a CDS encoding cob(I)yrinic acid a,c-diamide adenosyltransferase, with translation MVKLNKIYTRTGDKGTTGLAAGPRRKKHDLRVESYGEVDEANSCIGLVRQHLADHPTLDRMLMRIQNDLFDLGADLATPATGRKLDYEPLRIVQAQVDRLEKEIDALNADLEPLRSFVLPGGTSAAAALHLARTVARRAERRIVALQDSEGETVSAVAVAYINRLSDFLFVAARWVNDKGRTDILWVPGQNR
- a CDS encoding twin transmembrane helix small protein, which translates into the protein MSSFLTFLTLLVMGLVAIVLVRGLVNMAKGGSGNISNKLMQARVLLQAIAIILIMLTLWITGGGRG
- a CDS encoding SDR family oxidoreductase; translated protein: MSSANAAMSPSIIVTGCSSGIGAYCARALKAEGWRVFATVRREEDRAGLDADGIETVLMDYTKPDTIAALVETVLARTGGRLDALFNNGAYGQAGAVEDLPVEALRMQFETNVFGWHDLTRRVIPVMRRQGHGRIVQCSSILGIVPYRWRGAYNASKFALEGLSLTLRMELAGSGIHVSLIEPGPIASRFTANALVQIEKNIDLENSVHAEEYRRQLQRLRGEAKPARGKLGPEAVHAVLRHALTAKAPRPHYVVTSPARQGALLKKLLPAALFYRIIGRLG